The Mycolicibacterium hassiacum DSM 44199 genome includes a window with the following:
- the istB gene encoding IS21-like element helper ATPase IstB, which translates to MTPTPRTPKTATTTTVEESPSAAASRYQQLRSHLAELKLAAAAEALPAVLDEATAEGLSLTVALERLLAVEVEASTARRLAGRLRFACLPTPATLADFDVDAAAGIDRKLIDELGTCRYLESATNILLIGPPGTGKTHLSVGLARAAAHAGYRTYFTTAADLAARCHRAAIEGRWATTMRFYAGPTLLVIDELGYLPLPAEAASALFQVVSQRYLKTSIVITTNRGVGAWGEILGDTTVAAAMLDRLLHRSVVINLDGESYRLRDHQAAAETLRRTTTGTRQPLH; encoded by the coding sequence ATGACCCCCACCCCCCGCACCCCCAAAACCGCCACCACGACCACCGTCGAGGAGTCGCCGTCGGCGGCGGCGAGTCGCTATCAGCAGCTGCGTTCGCACCTGGCCGAACTCAAACTCGCCGCGGCCGCCGAAGCGCTGCCCGCGGTGCTCGACGAGGCTACCGCCGAGGGACTGTCGCTGACCGTGGCGTTGGAGCGGCTGCTGGCCGTGGAAGTCGAGGCCTCCACCGCCCGCCGGCTGGCCGGCCGGTTGCGGTTCGCCTGCCTGCCCACCCCGGCCACCCTGGCCGACTTCGACGTCGACGCCGCCGCCGGGATCGACCGCAAGCTCATCGACGAGCTGGGCACCTGCCGCTACCTGGAATCGGCGACCAACATCCTGCTCATCGGGCCACCAGGCACCGGCAAAACCCACCTATCCGTCGGATTGGCACGCGCAGCCGCCCATGCCGGCTACCGCACCTACTTCACCACCGCCGCCGATCTGGCCGCACGGTGCCACCGCGCCGCCATCGAGGGACGCTGGGCCACCACCATGCGGTTCTACGCCGGCCCAACCCTGCTGGTGATCGACGAACTCGGGTACCTGCCGTTGCCCGCCGAGGCCGCCTCGGCGCTGTTTCAGGTTGTGTCCCAACGGTATTTGAAGACCAGCATCGTCATCACCACCAACCGCGGGGTGGGAGCCTGGGGAGAGATCCTCGGCGACACCACCGTCGCGGCCGCCATGCTCGACCGCCTGCTGCACCGCTCCGTCGTCATCAACCTCGACGGCGAGTCCTACCGCCTGCGCGATCACCAGGCCGCCGCCGAAACCCTACGCCGCACCACCACCGGCACCCGCCAACCACTACACTGA
- a CDS encoding MlaE family ABC transporter permease yields MVAALIETKPVRAVGGFFAMSLDTLVQMFRPPFAWREYVHQTWFVARVSVVPALLLTMPYSVLLVFTFNVLLSEFGAADYSGTGAAIGTVNQIGPIVTVLVVSGAGATAMCADLGARTIRDELDALRVMGVDPIQALVVPRVLAATTVSLALASSVIMVGLVGAFFFVVYVQHVSAGAFVTGLTLLTGIGDVIVSLIKATLFGMAAGLIACYKGISVGGGPAGVGNAVNETVVFSFMVLFAINIVVTAVGIQFTV; encoded by the coding sequence ATGGTCGCCGCGCTGATCGAAACCAAACCGGTCCGCGCCGTAGGCGGATTCTTCGCCATGTCCCTGGACACGCTGGTGCAGATGTTCCGCCCACCGTTCGCCTGGCGCGAGTACGTGCACCAGACATGGTTCGTGGCAAGGGTTTCGGTTGTCCCGGCGCTGCTGCTGACCATGCCGTACTCGGTGCTGCTGGTGTTCACCTTCAACGTCCTGCTCTCGGAGTTCGGCGCCGCCGACTACTCGGGTACCGGGGCGGCCATCGGCACCGTGAACCAGATCGGGCCGATCGTCACAGTGCTGGTGGTCTCGGGGGCCGGCGCGACAGCCATGTGTGCCGATCTGGGCGCGCGGACGATCCGCGACGAGCTGGATGCGTTGCGGGTGATGGGTGTCGACCCGATCCAGGCGCTGGTGGTGCCGCGCGTGCTCGCGGCGACGACCGTCTCGTTGGCGTTGGCCTCATCGGTGATCATGGTCGGTCTGGTGGGCGCGTTCTTCTTCGTCGTCTACGTGCAGCACGTCTCGGCCGGAGCGTTCGTCACCGGCCTCACCCTGCTCACCGGGATCGGCGATGTGATCGTGTCGCTGATCAAGGCGACGTTGTTCGGCATGGCGGCCGGACTGATCGCCTGCTACAAGGGAATCTCGGTGGGCGGTGGCCCGGCCGGTGTCGGCAACGCCGTCAACGAGACCGTCGTCTTCTCGTTCATGGTGCTCTTCGCGATCAACATCGTGGTCACCGCTGTCGGAATCCAGTTCACCGTCTGA
- a CDS encoding ABC transporter permease → MLIAVPSRPFNRLRAIRGRAVGEWNRIGRQTEFYARTLAAIPDAVIRYRAELLRLIAAMGLGTGALAVIGGTVVIVGFLTITTGGLVAVQGYNQLAAVGFEALTGFASAFFNVRLIVPGTTAVALAATIGAGATAQIGAMRINEEIDALEVIGIPSITYLATTRLLAGVIVVIPLYCVAIMMAFLSARTGTTVIYGQGSGVYDHYFNTFLNPTDLVWSFVQVVAIAIAVMLVHTYYGYTASGGPAGVGEAVGRAVRTSMIVTAVVIIFISLAVYGQTGNFNLAG, encoded by the coding sequence ATGCTTATCGCCGTGCCGAGCCGGCCGTTCAACCGGTTGCGGGCGATCCGCGGCCGTGCCGTTGGCGAATGGAACCGGATCGGCAGGCAGACGGAGTTCTACGCCCGGACCCTGGCCGCGATCCCCGATGCGGTCATCCGCTATCGCGCCGAGCTGCTGCGGTTGATCGCCGCAATGGGGCTGGGCACCGGGGCGCTGGCCGTGATCGGTGGCACCGTCGTCATCGTCGGGTTCCTCACCATCACCACCGGGGGTCTGGTCGCGGTACAGGGGTACAACCAGCTCGCCGCGGTGGGTTTCGAAGCGCTCACCGGTTTTGCGTCGGCGTTCTTCAACGTCCGGCTCATCGTGCCCGGGACGACCGCGGTCGCGCTGGCGGCGACCATCGGCGCTGGCGCGACCGCACAGATCGGCGCGATGCGGATCAACGAGGAGATCGACGCACTCGAGGTGATCGGCATCCCGAGCATCACGTATCTGGCCACGACGCGGCTACTCGCCGGCGTAATCGTCGTCATCCCGCTGTACTGCGTGGCCATCATGATGGCGTTCCTGTCCGCCCGCACCGGCACGACGGTCATCTACGGCCAAGGGTCCGGTGTCTACGACCACTACTTCAACACGTTCTTGAACCCGACCGATCTGGTCTGGTCCTTCGTCCAGGTGGTCGCGATCGCGATCGCGGTCATGCTGGTGCACACCTATTACGGCTACACCGCCTCGGGCGGTCCGGCCGGCGTCGGCGAGGCGGTCGGCCGCGCGGTCCGCACCTCGATGATCGTGACCGCAGTGGTGATCATCTTCATCTCCCTGGCCGTGTACGGCCAGACGGGCAACTTCAACCTGGCGGGATAG
- a CDS encoding LuxR C-terminal-related transcriptional regulator has product MLTSQTLSDVGADVSAAVKRAEAIIAAAEGSRSEARDGHSPRVLRDQLIELGRAIEERLLRAADPEEIAACSDLLISVLALRNELHDHEVRQWGSAVTDIGRALGRLRGQQPQEMIHTTPEVVCDVLDFRRCMISTVRGSVWRPKRLYVQNAHSDPETERFQAYIDGRQLQLADAPLETEVVRKRAGALVSAPHEDHRTFKEIVEASGSWGYIAAPIVAQGRVIGMLHADRPRTDRTVTMHHLESLEAFAECLAIAFESAVMAHRAVQQKREVEQLFAHLENLDGRSAQRQAEAALAPAEAPGGPQPRGPQAPLTAREREIMALVATGATNRQIARNLMISEGTVKTHLKHIAKKLNTSSRAAAVAAYAGLTSGAR; this is encoded by the coding sequence ATGCTGACTTCGCAGACGTTGTCCGATGTCGGCGCCGACGTGTCGGCTGCGGTGAAGCGGGCCGAGGCGATCATCGCAGCCGCCGAAGGCAGCCGCAGTGAGGCGCGCGACGGGCATTCGCCGCGGGTCCTACGGGACCAGTTGATCGAGCTCGGGCGGGCCATCGAGGAGCGCCTGCTGCGGGCGGCCGATCCCGAGGAGATCGCCGCGTGCTCGGATCTGCTGATATCGGTGCTGGCGCTTCGGAACGAACTGCACGATCACGAGGTGCGGCAATGGGGGAGTGCGGTGACCGACATCGGCCGGGCGCTGGGCCGGCTCCGGGGGCAGCAGCCGCAGGAGATGATCCACACCACCCCGGAAGTGGTGTGCGACGTGCTGGACTTCCGGCGGTGCATGATTTCGACGGTGCGGGGGTCGGTCTGGCGGCCCAAGCGCCTGTATGTGCAGAATGCCCACTCCGACCCCGAGACGGAGCGGTTTCAGGCCTACATCGACGGCCGGCAGCTGCAGCTCGCGGACGCCCCGCTCGAGACGGAGGTGGTGCGCAAGCGTGCGGGTGCCCTCGTCAGTGCTCCGCACGAGGACCACCGCACCTTCAAGGAGATCGTGGAGGCCTCGGGCAGTTGGGGGTACATCGCCGCGCCGATCGTCGCCCAGGGGCGCGTCATCGGCATGCTGCACGCCGACCGCCCGCGTACCGATCGAACGGTGACGATGCATCACCTGGAGTCGCTGGAGGCCTTCGCCGAATGCCTGGCGATCGCGTTCGAAAGCGCGGTGATGGCGCACCGGGCGGTGCAGCAGAAACGCGAGGTCGAGCAGTTGTTCGCGCACCTCGAGAACCTGGACGGCCGGTCGGCGCAGCGCCAGGCGGAGGCTGCGCTGGCGCCCGCCGAGGCGCCGGGTGGTCCGCAGCCGCGCGGTCCGCAGGCACCGCTGACGGCACGCGAGCGGGAGATCATGGCGCTGGTCGCCACCGGGGCCACCAATCGGCAGATCGCTCGAAATCTCATGATCTCCGAGGGAACGGTCAAGACGCATCTGAAGCACATCGCCAAGAAGCTCAACACCTCCAGCCGTGCCGCGGCGGTGGCCGCCTACGCCGGACTGACCTCTGGGGCCCGATGA
- a CDS encoding helix-turn-helix transcriptional regulator: MNVHAAIARVNELNRRICDLLSVSAVPDASTLEESIALADNVIKRVIASDRDIWYGPGADARRAVLVDFLHAQIEARECHDDSRARQVRELTASIRRLRDARSVQQLVRRACVELRDAFGFDHVLVSFVEEDAYVVEDARGSGCVSVVPRSECPPEQRCVAEQRTIPTWEMDLPPARGYRDILGTVHYLVAPIIAAGRVVALVHVGRADGYPARDADRDMVDAFTSVFSVLLERMLNVERVESQRVAIARAAALAAERADRLAAAAISLEIDREDAAEPAALPADSPLVAALSERERQVFERLVAGASNAEIAEELVITVETVKTHVKRILRKIGAVNRSEAIALYLDEIGKSRSAFQ, from the coding sequence ATGAACGTCCATGCGGCGATTGCGCGGGTCAATGAGCTCAACCGTCGGATCTGCGACCTGCTGAGTGTCTCGGCCGTGCCCGACGCATCCACCCTGGAAGAATCAATTGCCTTGGCCGACAACGTTATCAAGCGCGTCATCGCGTCGGATCGGGACATCTGGTACGGCCCGGGCGCGGATGCCAGGCGCGCCGTGCTCGTCGACTTCCTGCACGCCCAGATCGAGGCGCGGGAATGCCACGATGACTCGAGGGCTCGGCAAGTCCGCGAGCTGACGGCCTCGATCCGAAGGCTGCGCGACGCCCGCTCGGTGCAACAGCTCGTGCGCCGGGCATGCGTCGAGTTGCGCGACGCCTTCGGATTCGACCACGTGCTGGTCTCCTTCGTCGAGGAGGACGCGTACGTGGTCGAGGACGCCCGCGGCAGCGGCTGTGTGTCGGTGGTCCCGCGCAGCGAGTGCCCGCCCGAACAACGGTGTGTCGCCGAACAGCGCACGATCCCTACCTGGGAGATGGATCTCCCACCGGCCCGGGGGTACCGGGACATCCTGGGCACCGTGCACTACCTCGTTGCGCCCATCATCGCTGCCGGGCGCGTGGTCGCACTCGTCCATGTCGGCCGGGCCGACGGCTATCCGGCCCGAGATGCCGACCGCGACATGGTCGACGCGTTCACGTCGGTGTTCTCGGTGCTGTTGGAACGGATGCTCAACGTCGAACGGGTGGAGTCGCAGCGGGTGGCGATCGCCCGTGCTGCGGCGCTGGCCGCAGAAAGGGCTGATCGTCTTGCTGCAGCGGCGATTTCGCTTGAAATCGACCGCGAGGACGCCGCCGAACCCGCCGCCCTGCCCGCCGACTCCCCGTTGGTCGCGGCCCTGTCGGAACGTGAACGGCAGGTCTTCGAACGACTGGTTGCTGGTGCGTCGAACGCGGAGATTGCCGAGGAACTCGTTATCACCGTCGAGACCGTCAAGACCCACGTGAAGCGGATCCTGCGAAAGATCGGTGCGGTCAACCGTTCCGAGGCGATTGCGCTCTATCTGGACGAGATCGGAAAATCCCGGTCGGCCTTCCAGTAA
- a CDS encoding MCE family protein: MRLRPGWWALILIVFVVGFVVVTSACFAGAFTTTVPVIVTAERSGIILEPNAMVKMRGVEVGKVGKVESTGDGARVTLELFSDQLPRIPANVVPEIASTTAFGAKFVNLVVPEHPSSQRLAAGAELQVRNVATEVNTVFENVVELIGMIDPAKLNGILTAVAEALRGQGERIGAATTGLNEVLQALNDRHDLIRADWQAFKGFNDTYAAAAAHLVTVLDAATTTGQTVVDHAQAFDALLLSVAGFGGAGADLLERSKDDFNATADRLEPTIALLREYSPTYTCLLQGSQFLLENGAYDAYGGADRRSLIFDVGLLLGNDLYEYPRHLPVVAAKGGPGGKPGCGSLPDVAKNFPVRKLITNTGWGTGVDIRPNPGIGTTCAANWFPVTRAVPEPPDVRKCLPGPAIGPVPYPGAPPYGAPMYGPGGVPLWPGVPPAGPEPGPAHPDRNGQTP; the protein is encoded by the coding sequence ATGCGCCTTCGTCCCGGTTGGTGGGCGTTGATCCTCATCGTGTTCGTCGTCGGCTTCGTGGTGGTCACCTCGGCCTGCTTTGCCGGGGCCTTCACCACGACGGTTCCGGTGATCGTGACGGCCGAACGCTCGGGCATCATCCTCGAACCGAACGCCATGGTGAAGATGCGTGGCGTCGAGGTGGGCAAGGTCGGCAAGGTCGAGAGCACCGGTGACGGTGCACGGGTGACGCTGGAGCTCTTTTCCGATCAGCTCCCGCGCATTCCAGCCAATGTCGTACCTGAAATCGCCTCGACCACGGCTTTCGGCGCGAAGTTCGTCAACCTCGTCGTCCCGGAGCACCCCAGCTCGCAGCGGCTGGCCGCGGGTGCGGAGCTGCAGGTCAGAAACGTTGCCACCGAGGTCAATACGGTCTTCGAGAACGTTGTCGAGCTGATCGGGATGATCGACCCGGCGAAGCTGAACGGCATCTTGACCGCGGTCGCGGAGGCGCTTCGTGGGCAGGGCGAGCGCATCGGCGCCGCGACCACCGGCCTCAACGAGGTGCTCCAGGCGCTCAACGACCGCCACGACCTCATCCGTGCGGACTGGCAGGCGTTCAAGGGATTCAACGACACCTACGCGGCCGCGGCCGCACATCTGGTGACGGTGCTCGACGCCGCGACGACGACCGGGCAGACCGTGGTCGACCACGCGCAGGCCTTCGATGCGCTGTTGCTGAGCGTGGCCGGATTCGGCGGTGCAGGCGCGGATCTGCTCGAGCGGAGCAAGGACGACTTCAACGCGACCGCCGACCGGCTCGAGCCGACGATCGCGCTGCTGCGCGAATACAGCCCAACCTACACCTGTCTGCTGCAAGGGTCGCAGTTCCTGCTGGAGAACGGCGCCTACGACGCCTACGGCGGCGCCGACCGGCGCTCGCTGATCTTCGACGTCGGGTTGCTGCTCGGCAACGACCTCTACGAGTACCCCCGGCACCTGCCGGTGGTGGCGGCCAAAGGCGGTCCCGGCGGCAAACCCGGCTGTGGGTCGCTGCCCGACGTCGCGAAGAACTTCCCGGTTCGCAAGCTGATCACCAACACCGGGTGGGGCACTGGGGTCGACATCCGGCCCAACCCCGGGATCGGCACGACGTGCGCGGCGAACTGGTTCCCGGTCACTCGTGCGGTTCCCGAGCCCCCCGACGTCCGCAAGTGTCTGCCGGGGCCGGCGATCGGTCCGGTGCCCTATCCGGGTGCCCCTCCGTACGGGGCGCCGATGTACGGGCCCGGCGGGGTGCCGTTGTGGCCGGGCGTGCCGCCGGCCGGGCCCGAACCGGGCCCGGCCCACCCGGACCGGAACGGCCAGACACCGTGA
- a CDS encoding Mu transposase domain-containing protein, whose product MLTWEDDVEVHALAKRGWTISAIARHTGFDRKTVRKYLAGDGTPGVRARPGPDPFDPFVDYVTARLTEDPHLWARTLFDELEDLGFGLSYQSLTRNIRTRNLRPVCEACRTATGRPNAVIPHPPGEETQWDWLELPDPPASWGWGKTAHLLVDSLSHSGKWRGNLAPSEDQPHLVAGLDRVTRGLGGLTRVWRFDRMATVCDPGSGRVTASFAGVAKHYGVSVAICPPRRGNRKGVVEKVNHTAAQRWWRTLADDLTVEAAQASLDRFARVRGDTRLRATADGRSSVAVVAKTEPLAPVPAQAYPVIVAETRTASRQAMVSYRGNRYSVPPELAAAQVVVSHPVGGEHLDIATTAGIVVARHRMAADGLGVMVRDSGHVIALDTAAMATAATGRPHRRKERIPPGPAAKAAAAQLLRIKQADSSVHQSSTPSTDSTVIDLSAYERAAQNRTLQ is encoded by the coding sequence ATGCTCACATGGGAGGACGATGTGGAAGTACATGCCCTGGCCAAGCGTGGTTGGACGATCTCAGCGATCGCCCGCCACACCGGTTTCGACCGCAAGACGGTCCGCAAGTATCTGGCCGGCGACGGCACACCCGGGGTGCGTGCCCGACCCGGCCCGGACCCCTTCGACCCGTTCGTCGACTACGTCACCGCGAGGCTGACCGAGGACCCGCACCTATGGGCCCGCACCCTGTTCGACGAACTCGAGGACCTGGGGTTCGGGCTGTCGTATCAGAGCCTGACCCGCAACATCCGCACCCGGAACCTGCGCCCGGTCTGTGAAGCCTGCCGGACCGCCACCGGGCGGCCGAACGCGGTCATCCCACACCCACCGGGCGAGGAAACCCAATGGGACTGGCTGGAACTGCCCGACCCACCGGCATCGTGGGGCTGGGGCAAGACCGCGCACCTGCTGGTCGACTCGCTATCGCATTCCGGGAAGTGGCGCGGCAACTTGGCGCCGAGTGAGGATCAGCCCCATCTGGTCGCCGGCTTGGACCGCGTGACTCGCGGCCTCGGCGGTCTGACCCGGGTGTGGCGCTTCGACCGGATGGCCACGGTCTGCGATCCGGGCAGCGGTCGGGTGACCGCGTCGTTCGCCGGGGTGGCCAAACACTACGGGGTGTCGGTGGCGATCTGCCCGCCGCGGCGCGGCAACCGCAAGGGCGTGGTGGAGAAGGTCAACCACACCGCCGCGCAACGCTGGTGGCGCACCCTGGCCGACGATCTGACCGTCGAGGCGGCCCAGGCCAGCCTGGATCGCTTCGCCCGGGTCCGCGGTGACACCCGGTTGCGGGCCACCGCCGACGGCCGCTCCTCGGTCGCTGTGGTGGCCAAAACGGAGCCCCTGGCGCCGGTGCCGGCGCAGGCGTATCCGGTGATCGTGGCCGAGACCCGCACCGCCTCGCGCCAAGCGATGGTGTCCTACCGCGGCAACCGCTACTCGGTGCCCCCGGAACTGGCCGCCGCCCAGGTGGTGGTGTCGCATCCGGTCGGCGGTGAGCACCTCGATATCGCCACCACCGCCGGGATCGTGGTCGCCCGGCACCGGATGGCCGCTGACGGGCTCGGGGTGATGGTGCGCGACAGCGGTCATGTCATCGCCCTGGACACCGCGGCGATGGCCACCGCGGCCACCGGGCGCCCGCATCGGCGCAAGGAACGCATCCCACCCGGCCCGGCGGCCAAAGCCGCTGCCGCGCAACTACTCCGAATCAAACAAGCCGACAGCTCCGTGCATCAATCCTCAACTCCGTCAACCGATTCCACCGTCATCGACCTGTCCGCCTACGAGCGGGCCGCCCAGAACAGGACCCTCCAATGA